A genomic window from Microbacterium sp. ET2 includes:
- a CDS encoding DUF4260 family protein gives MTGVIQRVENGLLALAILLGMLAFEQPWWLLFAAFLVFDLSALGYLAGLRVGGIVYNAVHNYSGPAMGAAAWFAVFLATGSDAVWIALLAACWAFHVAVDRALGYGLKEQDFTHTHLGPIGRAARASRDASARRRTYIAQDTRRTTASI, from the coding sequence GTGACCGGCGTCATCCAGCGCGTCGAGAACGGGCTCCTCGCGCTGGCGATCCTGCTCGGAATGCTCGCCTTCGAGCAGCCGTGGTGGCTTCTGTTCGCGGCCTTCCTCGTCTTCGATCTCTCGGCGCTGGGTTATCTGGCGGGCCTGCGGGTCGGCGGCATCGTCTACAACGCCGTGCACAACTATTCCGGTCCCGCGATGGGCGCGGCGGCCTGGTTCGCCGTCTTCCTCGCCACCGGAAGCGACGCGGTGTGGATCGCGCTCCTCGCCGCGTGCTGGGCGTTCCACGTCGCCGTCGACCGTGCGCTCGGCTACGGGCTGAAGGAACAGGACTTCACCCATACGCATCTCGGTCCGATCGGACGCGCTGCACGTGCCTCACGCGACGCCTCCGCTCGTCGCCGGACGTATATCGCACAGGACACGCGTCGCACGACAGCGTCCATCTAG
- a CDS encoding DUF1345 domain-containing protein codes for MSDLARANWSSVVSAVAGMSAVFVFLFQNEHGARADTVTILIVFYLIAWPVFVATYLLWTHILYVRLGPRSLKATSQRERRSLRRWWVRFFGYGGATNWALIGAVIAVALTVVVAQNPVFRDDWAFILLGLLTVASSWALMVYSFALEYLRLATDTEGPDPHIELAIDADPQFSDYLTLAILVSTMAATVSATIRSGRAWKLVRVNVLFAFTFNSVIVAMMVSLLFGGLLS; via the coding sequence GTGAGCGACCTTGCGCGGGCGAATTGGAGTTCCGTGGTCTCGGCCGTCGCGGGGATGTCGGCAGTGTTCGTCTTCCTGTTCCAGAACGAGCACGGCGCGCGTGCCGACACCGTCACCATCCTCATCGTCTTCTATCTCATCGCGTGGCCGGTGTTCGTCGCGACCTATCTCCTGTGGACCCACATCCTCTACGTCCGGCTGGGCCCTCGCTCGCTCAAGGCCACGTCGCAACGCGAGCGCCGGTCCCTTCGTCGGTGGTGGGTGAGGTTCTTCGGGTACGGCGGTGCAACGAATTGGGCACTGATCGGCGCCGTGATCGCGGTGGCGTTGACGGTCGTGGTTGCGCAGAACCCGGTCTTCCGTGACGACTGGGCCTTCATTCTGCTCGGCCTTCTGACCGTCGCGAGCTCGTGGGCGCTGATGGTGTACTCCTTCGCCCTGGAGTACCTTCGGCTCGCCACCGATACCGAGGGGCCCGATCCGCACATCGAACTCGCCATCGACGCCGACCCGCAGTTCAGCGACTACCTCACGCTGGCGATCCTCGTTTCGACCATGGCCGCGACCGTGTCGGCGACCATCCGGTCGGGACGAGCATGGAAGCTCGTCCGCGTGAACGTCCTCTTCGCGTTCACGTTCAACTCGGTGATCGTCGCCATGATGGTCTCGCTCCTCTTCGGTGGCCTGCTGAGCTGA
- a CDS encoding alpha/beta fold hydrolase, giving the protein MRAPTVVLVHGAFTDSSSWNEVIARLDEDGVPVIAVANPLRGPTGDAAYLSDILDTLAGRAVLVAHDYAGMLITRAGGHHSVSALVYVAAFAPDHGESVADIMSRFPASPLARRLSRRAMSEGTELMIPREIYAEQFAADLPGPLASAMSVTQRPIVESALTEPLAGGPPAWRIRPSWFLYGDADRSIPEMALRFMAERADPVIRRVLFGGSHALPASEPDAVADVIIAAVAAVRE; this is encoded by the coding sequence ATGCGCGCGCCGACTGTCGTCCTGGTTCACGGGGCATTCACCGATTCGTCCAGCTGGAATGAAGTGATCGCGCGCCTCGATGAAGACGGCGTCCCTGTCATTGCGGTCGCCAATCCGCTGCGCGGACCCACGGGCGATGCCGCCTATCTCAGCGACATCCTCGACACCCTGGCAGGGCGCGCCGTGCTCGTCGCCCACGACTACGCGGGGATGCTCATCACCCGGGCGGGTGGGCACCACAGTGTCTCGGCGTTGGTGTACGTCGCCGCCTTCGCTCCGGACCACGGAGAGAGCGTGGCCGACATCATGTCGCGGTTCCCCGCCAGCCCACTCGCGCGTCGGCTATCACGTCGGGCGATGTCAGAGGGTACGGAGCTGATGATTCCTCGCGAGATATACGCCGAACAGTTCGCGGCAGATCTCCCCGGACCGCTCGCATCCGCCATGAGCGTCACCCAGCGGCCCATCGTCGAGAGCGCGCTCACGGAGCCCCTGGCGGGCGGCCCTCCGGCCTGGCGGATCCGCCCCAGCTGGTTTCTCTACGGCGACGCGGATCGCAGTATCCCGGAGATGGCGTTGCGGTTCATGGCGGAGCGGGCCGACCCCGTGATTCGGCGCGTGCTGTTCGGAGGATCCCATGCGCTCCCCGCTTCCGAGCCGGACGCGGTTGCCGACGTCATCATCGCCGCGGTGGCGGCGGTCCGCGAGTGA
- a CDS encoding small multidrug efflux protein produces MASNPYEGLQDFVGGLPDLVQPLIVAGLGMIPYVEGEGSAAIGIIVGINPVVAAVAGAAGNILSVVLVVLLSSRVRDSVVARRARAADGAVAVDVLDSAGASTDEGKPTRRSKGRKRLSSWLVRFGVPGASILAPFALPTQLTAAFFVASGVKKGWVILWQVVAIVLWTGLVAAAALGFVTLLGWG; encoded by the coding sequence GTGGCTTCCAATCCGTATGAAGGACTCCAGGACTTCGTCGGGGGGCTGCCCGACCTGGTGCAGCCTCTCATCGTCGCCGGACTGGGGATGATTCCGTATGTCGAGGGGGAGGGATCGGCCGCGATCGGCATCATCGTCGGCATCAACCCCGTCGTCGCCGCCGTCGCCGGCGCGGCCGGCAACATCCTGAGCGTCGTCCTGGTGGTGCTCCTCAGTTCACGCGTGCGTGATTCCGTCGTGGCCCGGCGAGCACGTGCCGCGGACGGCGCGGTCGCCGTCGACGTTCTCGACTCGGCGGGCGCGTCGACGGACGAGGGCAAGCCGACGCGGCGCTCGAAAGGGAGGAAACGCCTGAGCTCCTGGCTCGTGCGGTTCGGCGTTCCCGGGGCGAGCATCCTTGCACCGTTCGCTCTTCCGACCCAGCTCACGGCCGCCTTCTTCGTGGCCTCCGGCGTCAAGAAAGGCTGGGTCATCCTGTGGCAGGTCGTGGCGATCGTGCTGTGGACGGGGCTCGTCGCGGCCGCGGCGCTCGGCTTCGTCACGCTCCTCGGGTGGGGATGA
- a CDS encoding MerR family transcriptional regulator, whose product MTWSTRELADLAGTTVNTIRHYHRLGLMKEPVRRYNGYKQYGVRDLVRLLRIRRLAELGVPLARIAEVSRGGDDAPQLLREIDADLAADVERIQQARADIAVILREEAPADSPAGFASVARRLSEPDSSIIHIYSRLYDEDAMADLRRMVETDGDAAGVGREIDALPADADEPTRQRLAEGIAPTIAQNLVDYPWLGDPAQKMSKNRWQAQQTFVAAAAELYNPAQLDVFARAGILAREALLTQTADSA is encoded by the coding sequence GTGACGTGGAGCACTCGCGAGCTGGCTGACCTCGCGGGGACGACGGTGAACACCATCCGCCACTATCACCGGCTCGGCCTGATGAAGGAACCCGTCCGCCGGTACAACGGCTACAAGCAGTACGGCGTGCGCGATCTCGTCCGGTTGCTGAGGATCCGAAGGCTCGCCGAACTCGGTGTGCCGCTCGCACGCATCGCCGAGGTCAGTCGAGGCGGCGACGACGCTCCGCAGTTGTTGCGCGAGATCGACGCCGACCTCGCCGCGGACGTCGAGCGGATCCAGCAGGCCAGGGCAGACATCGCGGTGATCCTGCGCGAAGAGGCACCCGCCGACAGTCCGGCGGGATTCGCCTCGGTAGCCCGCCGCCTGTCAGAACCCGACAGTTCGATCATTCACATCTACAGCCGTCTCTACGACGAGGACGCCATGGCCGACCTTCGCCGCATGGTGGAGACCGACGGGGATGCCGCCGGGGTCGGCCGAGAGATCGACGCACTTCCGGCGGACGCCGATGAGCCCACGCGTCAGCGACTCGCTGAGGGGATCGCCCCCACCATCGCTCAGAACCTCGTCGACTACCCGTGGCTCGGTGACCCGGCCCAGAAGATGTCGAAGAATAGATGGCAGGCCCAGCAGACCTTCGTCGCTGCTGCTGCCGAACTCTACAATCCGGCGCAGCTCGACGTCTTCGCGCGCGCCGGGATCCTCGCGCGAGAGGCGCTGCTCACGCAGACGGCGGATTCGGCGTGA